The Deinococcota bacterium genome includes a window with the following:
- the dnaN gene encoding DNA polymerase III subunit beta, protein MNVQVPKRQLLDSLGHVERIIPSRSSNPSLSLLKLELTDSLTDSGLTFSGSNMDLDIESRLPADVKGTGTVAVPAQVFSQVVRALPGELVELDFSEREVEIRSGSYDTSLQLADAGGIPELRFPESYRGGFDGATLGRALAHVRYAAAVAEYQAIFRGVKLELADGRTRAVATDGFRLAYYHLEDSSGLSGNLVIPARSVDELVKVLSGGEVALELMDGQLSLRSGQVKLNVKLMEGDFPDYSRVIPKQFALSLVMAAGALAEAVARVAVMADKTSNNRVDLFLKDGRLQITAEGAYGRSQESLEVVQEGDESQIAVAYNAKYLVDALAPMDGDLRLSLSGTTSPSVLASLAEPSYFAMVVPLRTG, encoded by the coding sequence ATGAACGTTCAGGTTCCCAAGAGGCAGTTGCTCGATAGCCTAGGCCATGTCGAGCGCATCATTCCAAGCAGAAGCAGCAACCCCAGCTTGAGCCTTCTCAAGCTCGAGCTCACCGATAGTCTTACCGACAGTGGCCTCACCTTTTCCGGCAGCAACATGGACCTCGACATCGAGAGCCGTCTGCCGGCCGACGTGAAGGGCACGGGCACGGTGGCCGTGCCCGCTCAGGTCTTCAGCCAGGTCGTCCGGGCGCTACCGGGCGAGCTCGTCGAACTCGACTTTTCCGAGCGCGAGGTGGAGATTCGCTCGGGTTCCTACGACACCAGTTTGCAGCTCGCCGACGCCGGCGGCATTCCGGAACTGCGCTTTCCCGAGAGCTACCGCGGAGGGTTCGACGGGGCGACCTTGGGTAGGGCCCTTGCCCACGTGCGCTACGCCGCCGCCGTGGCCGAGTACCAGGCCATCTTTCGCGGGGTCAAGCTCGAGCTCGCCGACGGCCGGACGCGGGCGGTCGCCACCGACGGCTTCCGCCTGGCCTATTACCACCTTGAGGACTCGAGCGGGCTGTCGGGCAATCTGGTCATCCCGGCGCGCAGCGTCGACGAGCTCGTCAAGGTGTTGAGCGGGGGAGAGGTGGCACTCGAGCTCATGGACGGCCAGCTCTCGCTCAGGAGCGGCCAGGTCAAGCTCAACGTCAAGCTGATGGAGGGTGACTTTCCCGACTACAGCCGGGTGATTCCCAAGCAGTTCGCGCTCTCGCTGGTCATGGCGGCCGGGGCGCTGGCGGAAGCCGTCGCGCGGGTCGCGGTGATGGCCGATAAAACGTCGAATAACCGCGTGGACCTCTTTTTGAAGGATGGCCGCCTGCAGATCACCGCCGAGGGGGCTTACGGGCGCTCACAGGAGTCGCTGGAGGTCGTACAAGAGGGCGACGAGTCGCAGATCGCCGTGGCCTACAACGCCAAGTATCTGGTGGACGCGCTCGCGCCGATGGACGGCGACTTGCGCCTCTCGCTCTCGGGAACGACCAGCCCGAGCGTGCTGGCCAGCCTCGCCGAGCCCAGCTACTTCGCCATGGTGGTGCCGCTGCGCACGGGCTAG
- the dnaA gene encoding chromosomal replication initiator protein DnaA codes for MLRQENAIWEDILDFVKTQIPEVEFRTWFKQVRPLGIEDGTFMIGVPHSFARDWLKNHYAVVIERALRDLGASSPRVGFQVVPFKTSEQQDIFSSAEEKSGPVSKPRLNEKYVFTNFVVGPNNNLAHAAALATAEAPGRAYNPFFIYGEAGLGKTHLMHAVGHAVAERFPKLRVEYVTTETFTNDLINAIREDKMVAFRDRYRSIDLLLVDDVQFIAGKERTQEEFFHTFNALYESGKQIILSSDRPPKDIPTLENRLRSRFEWGLITDIQAPELETRIAILKMNAEYRGVKIPSEVIDYIARQVTSNIRELEGALVRVIVYASLNQTDLSRQTAARALADVYMPSELNLSMPDILLATARHFEVEATDLRSKGRRHELVVPRQVAMYLIRELTPHSYPEIGQYFSGRDHSTVMYAVQKVSRHLGSDDELSSSVRTIKGSLL; via the coding sequence ATGCTGAGACAAGAGAACGCCATCTGGGAGGATATCCTCGACTTCGTCAAGACGCAGATTCCCGAGGTCGAGTTTCGCACCTGGTTCAAGCAGGTACGGCCGCTCGGCATCGAGGACGGCACCTTCATGATCGGCGTGCCTCACTCCTTTGCTCGCGACTGGCTCAAGAACCACTACGCCGTCGTGATCGAAAGGGCCTTGCGCGACCTGGGCGCCTCCTCGCCCCGGGTGGGCTTTCAGGTCGTGCCCTTTAAGACCTCGGAGCAGCAAGACATCTTCAGCAGCGCCGAGGAGAAGTCGGGGCCGGTCAGCAAACCCCGCCTCAACGAAAAGTACGTCTTCACCAACTTCGTCGTCGGGCCCAACAACAACCTGGCCCACGCGGCGGCCTTGGCCACGGCCGAGGCGCCGGGGCGCGCCTACAACCCCTTTTTCATCTACGGCGAGGCGGGCCTGGGCAAGACGCATCTCATGCACGCGGTCGGCCACGCCGTCGCCGAGCGCTTTCCCAAGCTGCGGGTCGAGTACGTGACCACCGAAACCTTCACCAATGACCTCATCAACGCCATCCGCGAGGACAAGATGGTAGCCTTTCGCGACCGCTACCGCTCGATCGACCTCTTGCTCGTCGACGACGTGCAGTTTATCGCCGGCAAGGAGCGCACCCAGGAGGAGTTCTTCCACACCTTCAACGCGCTCTACGAGTCGGGCAAGCAGATAATCCTCTCCTCCGACCGGCCGCCCAAGGACATCCCCACCCTGGAAAACCGCCTGCGCAGCCGCTTCGAGTGGGGCCTCATCACCGACATCCAGGCGCCCGAGTTGGAGACCCGCATCGCCATCCTCAAGATGAACGCGGAGTATAGAGGCGTCAAGATTCCCAGCGAGGTGATCGACTACATCGCCCGTCAGGTGACCTCGAACATCCGCGAGCTCGAGGGCGCCCTGGTGCGCGTGATCGTCTACGCCAGCCTCAACCAGACCGACCTTAGCAGACAGACCGCCGCTCGCGCCCTGGCTGACGTCTATATGCCCAGCGAGCTCAACCTCTCCATGCCGGACATTCTCCTAGCCACCGCCCGGCACTTCGAGGTCGAAGCCACCGACCTGCGCTCGAAGGGGCGGCGACATGAACTGGTCGTCCCCCGCCAGGTAGCGATGTACCTCATCCGCGAGCTGACGCCGCACTCCTACCCGGAGATCGGCCAGTACTTTTCGGGCCGCGACCACTCGACGGTCATGTACGCCGTTCAAAAGGTCAGCCGGCATCTGGGCTCGGACGACGAGCTGAGCAGCAGCGTCCGGACGATCAAGGGCAGCTTGCTGTGA